The DNA window GGAAGGGCGACGGCGGAAGAGAGTGGGAGTCGAACCCACCAAAGACCGTCACTCGGCCCCTCCCGGGATTTGAAGTCCGGACGTCCCACCGGCGACTTGGTGACGTCGAGGAAGACAGTCCCGGACTGCGTGTGGCGGGCTGATCGCGGGCTGGACCGCGTCGTTGCCGGTCTAGACGTGATTTAAGACTCGCTTCGCCTCGCGAGAGCGTCAAGCAACTGGCTGGTATTGTCGATCGAAAACTGGACCCGCTCCCCCGGCCAAACCGATTCGGAATAAGCAACAGGCATACCCTTCAGATCCACATCGACCTTCTTCAAAGCAACGACAGGAAGCGACGGATCCTGCATGAGATGTCGCGCTTCTTCGGCGGTCGGTAACCTGGCAACAATGTCGGTGCGAAGGCGGATGTAGTCCGGAACGCCATAGTCCGCCAAAATTGATGTGATGCTTCGGCCACTGCGGCGGGCATCGTTGAAGCCCGGGAAGCGACGCACCGGAAAATACGAGTGCGAGTGGGAGATTGGCTTGTCGTCGACGAACTCGCGCCTGACGATGTGATAGACCGGCTCTCCGATCGGCAGCCGCAACGCTTCCGCGATCTTGGTGGGAGCCTCTATCACTTCCTCATGGATCGGTTGGCCAAGCGTCTCCCTCCCCTGGTCGAGCAGATTCTGCGAAAAGCGCGTTCTTTCGGACAGGCGGTAGTCAATCCGGCTTTGTACAAACGTTCCCCGCCCTTGCTCTACCCGCACGAGGCCGCGAGTTTCAAGTTGTGATATGGCGCGACGAACCGTGTGTCGGCCAACACCGAATTTCTCCATCAGCTCGGTTTCTTTGGGCAGTTGCGTTTGTGGTGCAATCCGGCCAGCGAGAATATCTTCGGCGATGTCGCTTTCAACCATTCGCCACTGCCCGTGAAGCAGCTTTTTCTGCATACCTACCTCAATGCGATCTGCCATGTCATTCGAATGTCACATATCTGCGACGAAATCGATATTCAACATAAAATAATGGCAAACGTCCTAAAGACCACAATCAATGGGCTAGTCGCCAAGCGATGTCATCTCGATAGTCATACGATTGTTACGCCGCTCCGATAGCAGTTATT is part of the Rhizobium jaguaris genome and encodes:
- the phnF gene encoding phosphonate metabolism transcriptional regulator PhnF → MQKKLLHGQWRMVESDIAEDILAGRIAPQTQLPKETELMEKFGVGRHTVRRAISQLETRGLVRVEQGRGTFVQSRIDYRLSERTRFSQNLLDQGRETLGQPIHEEVIEAPTKIAEALRLPIGEPVYHIVRREFVDDKPISHSHSYFPVRRFPGFNDARRSGRSITSILADYGVPDYIRLRTDIVARLPTAEEARHLMQDPSLPVVALKKVDVDLKGMPVAYSESVWPGERVQFSIDNTSQLLDALARRSES